From a single Nocardioides sp. dk884 genomic region:
- the pknB gene encoding Stk1 family PASTA domain-containing Ser/Thr kinase, whose translation MSNPTVVGGRYELGELLGRGGMAEVRKGVDTRLGRVVAVKRLRTDLASDATFQARFRREAQSSASLNHPSIVAVYDTGEEPAADGSGVYQPYIVMEYVAGRTLREILREGRKILPERALEFTSGVLSALDYSHRAGIIHRDIKPGNVMLTPSGDVKVMDFGIARAISDASSTMTQTAAVVGTAQYLSPEQARGETVDSRSDVYSAGCLLYELLTGRPPFVGDSPVAVAYQHVREQPRPPSDHDTDLPPEVDAIVMKALAKRLEDRYQSAAAMRSDIERYLAGNPVQATVPPPLPDTAPTAVAGTPIADPTAERPALPEAEERRGRGGLIAAVLLVLALVVAGFVLWPKLFPGAPPKEQVPDLRGMTENQARAAIGEAGLAVGPIDTAPHDTVRPNRVIPGTQDPAAGRYVDPGSTVTFTVSTGKPEVAIPGDIVGSTRDEARAKLVALDLVPDLQETESDEPADQVVSTDPVPGTQVQTGTTVVVYYSDGREQVPDVVNDRQRIAEQKIRERGFVPKVVRSDDTREPAGTVIEQDPPAGQEADDGASVYITVSSFVEPSETAEPSPTEPTEEPEDGDDETPTDQPSQLERREPAVLSGSARRTTGRAGRRTPVL comes from the coding sequence ATGAGCAACCCCACCGTCGTGGGCGGTCGGTACGAGCTCGGCGAGCTCCTCGGCCGCGGCGGCATGGCCGAGGTCCGCAAGGGCGTCGACACCCGTCTGGGTCGGGTGGTGGCCGTCAAGCGGCTGCGCACCGACCTCGCCAGCGACGCGACGTTCCAGGCACGCTTCCGGCGCGAGGCGCAGTCCTCGGCCTCGCTCAACCACCCCTCGATCGTCGCGGTCTACGACACCGGCGAGGAGCCGGCGGCCGACGGCTCAGGGGTCTACCAGCCCTACATCGTGATGGAGTACGTCGCCGGCCGGACGCTGCGCGAGATCCTCCGCGAGGGGCGCAAGATCCTGCCCGAGCGCGCCCTGGAGTTCACCAGCGGCGTGCTCTCGGCGCTGGACTACAGCCACCGCGCGGGGATCATCCACCGCGACATCAAGCCCGGCAACGTCATGCTGACCCCCTCCGGCGACGTCAAGGTCATGGACTTCGGCATCGCCCGCGCGATCAGCGACGCCTCCTCGACGATGACCCAGACCGCCGCCGTCGTCGGCACCGCGCAGTACCTCTCCCCCGAGCAGGCGCGTGGGGAGACCGTGGACTCGCGCTCGGACGTCTACTCCGCGGGCTGCCTGCTCTACGAGCTGCTCACCGGTCGCCCGCCGTTCGTCGGCGACAGCCCGGTCGCGGTGGCCTACCAGCACGTGCGGGAACAGCCCCGGCCCCCGTCGGACCACGACACCGACCTGCCGCCCGAGGTCGACGCGATCGTCATGAAGGCGCTCGCCAAGCGCCTGGAGGACCGCTACCAGTCGGCCGCGGCGATGCGCAGCGACATCGAGCGCTACCTCGCCGGCAACCCCGTGCAGGCCACGGTGCCGCCGCCGCTCCCCGACACCGCGCCGACCGCGGTCGCCGGCACGCCGATCGCCGACCCGACCGCCGAGCGCCCGGCGCTGCCCGAGGCCGAGGAGCGTCGCGGCCGCGGCGGCCTGATCGCCGCGGTGCTGCTGGTGCTCGCGCTGGTGGTGGCCGGCTTCGTGCTGTGGCCCAAGCTCTTCCCGGGCGCTCCCCCAAAGGAGCAGGTGCCGGACCTGCGCGGCATGACCGAGAACCAGGCCCGCGCCGCGATCGGTGAGGCGGGGTTGGCGGTCGGTCCGATCGACACCGCCCCGCACGACACCGTGCGGCCCAACCGGGTCATCCCCGGCACCCAGGACCCCGCCGCCGGGCGCTACGTCGATCCCGGCTCGACCGTCACCTTCACCGTCTCGACCGGCAAGCCCGAGGTGGCCATCCCCGGCGACATCGTCGGCAGCACCCGCGACGAGGCGCGCGCCAAGCTGGTCGCGCTCGACCTGGTCCCGGACCTGCAGGAGACCGAGTCCGACGAGCCGGCCGACCAGGTGGTCAGCACCGACCCGGTCCCCGGCACCCAGGTGCAGACCGGCACCACTGTCGTCGTCTACTACTCCGACGGGCGCGAGCAGGTCCCCGACGTCGTCAACGACCGGCAGCGGATCGCGGAGCAGAAGATCCGCGAGCGCGGCTTCGTGCCCAAGGTCGTGCGCTCCGACGACACCCGGGAGCCGGCGGGCACCGTCATCGAGCAGGACCCGCCCGCGGGTCAGGAGGCCGACGACGGCGCGAGCGTCTACATCACCGTCTCGAGCTTCGTGGAGCCCAGCGAGACCGCCGAGCCCTCGCCGACGGAGCCCACCGAGGAGCCCGAGGACGGGGACGACGAGACCCCCACCGACCAGCCCAGCCAGCTGGAGCGTCGCGAGCCGGCCGTGCTCAGCGGATCGGCTCGGCGTACGACAGGTCGAGCAGGCCGTCGTACGCCGGTGCTGTGA
- a CDS encoding Stk1 family PASTA domain-containing Ser/Thr kinase: MTTPPTGTGPGSFVDDAGRYRLESRIATGGMGVVWRATDTTLHRDVAIKVLKAEYADNADFRARFATEAQHAAALHHPGIASVYDFGEAHNDDGSGAPRPYLVMELVDGRPLSDLLRAGQPLDPDAARDLLAQAAAALGAAHAAGIVHRDVKPANLLVTPDRRIKITDFGIARASDTVGLTQTGQVMGTPQYLSPEQARGEVATPASDVYSLGVVAFECLTGHRPFQADTPVATALAHLREPVPELPDSVPPALAHVVRRALEKDPAARYPDGTAFAAALRDPAAADEQATRVAPLTSTAEQTQVLSTGAAPLAPPTRGTSLADADEQGEEKKRRFPWVPVLAVLLLVALGILLFVLLGGGDDEDPTDERPTRPGTSVTREPNRTSSPTERPSPTQTETTTSAPPTTSAPPPTTSAPPAPDTVEVVAGTYIGRNVREVESALRGLGLEVTLVEIDNPGDRSEGTVESVSPSGDVERGSLITVRYWGAPPATPTQTPRTPSSSAPTDDDTPEPSEGGTTG, encoded by the coding sequence ATGACGACGCCACCCACCGGCACCGGTCCCGGCAGCTTCGTCGACGACGCCGGCCGCTACCGCCTCGAGTCGCGCATCGCGACCGGCGGCATGGGCGTGGTCTGGCGCGCCACCGACACCACGCTGCACCGCGACGTGGCGATCAAGGTGCTCAAGGCCGAGTACGCCGACAACGCCGACTTCCGCGCCCGCTTCGCCACCGAGGCCCAGCACGCCGCGGCCCTGCACCACCCCGGGATCGCCTCCGTGTACGACTTCGGCGAGGCCCACAACGACGACGGCTCCGGCGCCCCGCGGCCCTACCTGGTGATGGAGCTCGTCGACGGCCGGCCGCTGTCGGACCTGCTGCGGGCCGGGCAGCCGCTCGACCCCGACGCCGCGCGCGACCTGCTGGCCCAGGCGGCTGCGGCGCTCGGCGCGGCGCACGCCGCGGGGATCGTGCACCGCGACGTGAAGCCGGCCAACCTGCTCGTCACCCCGGACCGCCGGATCAAGATCACCGACTTCGGCATCGCGCGCGCCAGCGACACGGTGGGCCTGACCCAGACCGGCCAGGTGATGGGCACCCCGCAGTACCTCTCCCCCGAGCAGGCCCGCGGCGAGGTCGCGACCCCTGCCTCGGACGTCTACTCCCTCGGCGTGGTCGCCTTCGAGTGCCTGACCGGGCACCGCCCCTTCCAGGCCGACACCCCTGTCGCGACGGCGCTCGCGCACCTGCGCGAGCCGGTGCCGGAGCTCCCCGACAGCGTGCCGCCCGCGCTGGCCCACGTCGTACGACGGGCGCTGGAGAAGGACCCCGCGGCCCGCTACCCCGACGGCACCGCCTTCGCCGCGGCGCTGCGCGACCCGGCAGCGGCCGACGAGCAGGCGACCCGCGTCGCGCCGCTGACCTCGACCGCAGAGCAGACCCAGGTGCTGAGCACCGGTGCGGCACCGCTCGCGCCGCCCACCCGCGGCACCTCGCTCGCGGACGCCGACGAGCAGGGCGAGGAGAAGAAGCGCCGGTTCCCCTGGGTCCCGGTGCTCGCCGTGCTCCTGCTCGTCGCGCTCGGCATACTCCTCTTCGTCCTGCTCGGCGGAGGCGACGACGAGGACCCGACCGACGAGCGGCCGACGCGGCCCGGCACCTCCGTGACCCGCGAGCCCAACCGGACCTCCTCGCCGACCGAGCGGCCCTCTCCCACGCAGACCGAGACCACGACGAGCGCGCCGCCGACCACCAGCGCGCCGCCGCCGACCACCTCCGCGCCCCCGGCGCCCGACACCGTCGAGGTCGTCGCGGGCACCTACATCGGGCGCAACGTCCGCGAGGTCGAGTCGGCCCTGCGGGGCCTCGGCCTCGAGGTGACGCTGGTCGAGATCGACAACCCCGGCGACCGCTCCGAGGGGACCGTCGAGAGCGTCAGCCCCTCCGGCGACGTCGAGCGCGGCTCCCTCATCACCGTCCGCTACTGGGGGGCACCCCCGGCCACGCCGACCCAGACCCCCCGCACCCCCAGCTCGTCGGCGCCGACCGACGACGACACCCCCGAGCCCTCCGAGGGAGGCACCACCGGATGA